In Gouania willdenowi chromosome 24, fGouWil2.1, whole genome shotgun sequence, a single window of DNA contains:
- the scara3 gene encoding scavenger receptor class A member 3, producing MKENYGGYENQLFKEEDFTPEEEEMPSFRARTRGGCVRCQQSHSLQLAVKVLYGFVVFLIITVAVLASLVFRKVENLSEGESIYDKKITKAQQTLEDLRSTPNSSGCLDVTLYSEEISRLKTEFEDLQRRMLGQEQDKTLNKALQTQRTLQTSSSLMTREVQNHLLSIKLLNHSLERYLERVEGWKVVMEETEDKMKTLSEDQYDVKAAAQQVNTTVGLSAMWIDALQRKADEETLVLQKLTTDWQNYTLDLNAIKSNTSSTTQLLRFLQNNIIADHQRIAMSNEVYNDLTQQVMNLQIQLDNVTGFMDEQEENVHDLHYHSRYYENRTGERFSALDGRLNSIEMEIDTIASSINATVNHVQSMYKYINIESSSCQTRLGRHTEDLQNLNNTVLLLLHLADTLRQQNMLMNVRLDVDVRNLSMVMEELKFVDIYHTQLIKNFTILKGAPGPPGPKGNRGETGTKGPMGLNGSKGDRGPLGGRGAAGEKGSPGSKGGLGLTGPSGNRGATGIKGEKGAFGHPGPKGERGQKGDAGMPGEQGTSGLNGPNGIQGQAGLPGIIGPPGPKGKPGPVGPPGPPGTPGPPGLPYVHEQTPQKRTVTPAPGSKRK from the exons AAAACTATGGAGGGTACGAGAACCAGCTTTTTAAAG AAGAGGACTTCACTCCAGAGGAAGAAGAAATGCCTTCATTTCGag CTCGTACACGGGGAGGCTGCGTGCGCTGCCAGCAGAGCCACTCTCTCCAGCTGGCTGTCAAAGTCCTCTATGGATTTGTTGTGTTCCTCATCATCACTGTGGCAGTCTTAGCATCTCTTG TGTTTAGGAAAGTAGAAAACCTGTCGGAGGGAGAATCCATCTATGACAAGAAGATTACAAAGGCCCAACAGACACTTGAAG ATCTGAGATCGACACCAAATAGTTCTGGCTGCCTGGATGTGACTCTGTACAGTGAGGAGATCAGCAGGCTGAAGACAGAGTTTGAAGACCTTCAGAGAAGGATGCTAGGACAGGAGCaagacaag acCCTGAATAAAGCCTTACAGACCCAAAGGACCTTGCAGACCAGCAGCAGCCTAATGACACGGGAGGTCCAAAACCACCTATTGTCCATTAAACTTCTCAATCACTCTCTGGAAAGATACTTGGAACGGGTGGAGGGCTGGAAGGTGGTGATGGAAGAAACCGAGGACAAGATGAAGACACTATCTGAAGATCAGTATGACGTAAAAGCCGCAGCTCAGCAGGTTAACACAACAGTGGGACTCAG TGCGATGTGGATCGATGCCCTGCAGAGGAAAGCAGATGAGGAGACTCTGGTCCTGCAGAAGCTGACCACCGACTGGCAGAACTACACTCTAGATCTGAATGCCATCAAGTCCAACACCAGCAGCACCACACAGCTGCTGCGCTTCCTCCAAAAcaacatcatagccgaccaccAGAGGATCGCCATGTCCAATGAGGTCTACAATGACCTCACTCAGCAG GTAATGAATCTCCAGATACAGCTTGACAATGTGACGGGTTTCATGGacgaacaagaagaaaatgtgcACGACCTTCATTACCATTCCCG CTACTATGAGAACAGGACAGGGGAGCGCTTCTCTGCTTTGGATGGCCGCCTAAACTCCATTGAGATGGAGATCGACACCATTGCCTCCAGCATCAACGCTACCGTCAACCACGTCCAGAGCATgtacaaatacatcaacattgAGAGCTCGTCCTGCCAGACTCGCCTTGGCCGACACACCGAAGACCTACAG AACCTGAACAACACAGTGCTGTTGCTTCTCCACTTGGCAGACACGTTAAGGCAGCAGAACATGTTGATGAACGTCCGGTTGGATGTAGACGTCAGGAACTTGTCAATGGTGATGGAAGAATTGAAGTTTGTAGATATTTATCACACCCAGCTCATAAAGAACTTCACCATCCTTAAGG GTGCTCCTGGACCACCAGGACCAAAAGGGAATCGGGGTGAGACTGGCACTAAAGGACCCATGGGACTCAATGGCAGTAAAGGTGACCGAGGTCCCCTTGGTGGTCGTGGTGCGGCTGGAGAAAAAGGTTCTCCTGGATCCAAAGGAGGACTTGGATTAACAGGGCCAAGTGGCAACAGAGGAGCAACAGGAATCAAAGGAGAGAAGGGGGCCTTCGGTCACCCAGGACCCAAAGGTGAGAGGGGCCAGAAAGGTGACGCAGGGATGCCTGGGGAACAAGGCACCTCAGGACTTAATGGGCCTAATGGGATTCAGGGCCAAGCCGGTCTACCAGGCATCATTGGTCCACCAGGTCCGAAAGGAAAACCAGGACCAGTGGGTCCACCTGGACCACCGGGAACTCCAGGACCTCCAGGCCTGCCCTATGTCCATGAACAAACGCCACAAAAACGAACTGTGACGCCTGCACCTGGATCTAAAAGAAAATAG